Proteins encoded together in one Orcinus orca chromosome 13, mOrcOrc1.1, whole genome shotgun sequence window:
- the LOC125960854 gene encoding metabotropic glutamate receptor 7-like: MVQLGKLLRALTLMKFPCCVLEVLLCALAAAARGQEMYASHSIRIEGDVTLGGLFPVHAKGPSGVPCGDIKRENGIHRLEAMLYALDQINSDPNLLPNVTLGARILDTCSRDTYALEQSLTFVQALIQKDTSEVRCTNGEPPVFVKPEKVVGVIGASGSLVSTVVANILRLFQVGGRSLRGRARRSSPRSLS, translated from the coding sequence ATGGTCCAGCTGGGGAAGCTGCTCCGCGCCCTGACTTTGATGAAGTTTCCCTGCTGCGTGCTGGAGGTGCTTCTGTgcgcgctggcggcggcggcgcgcggccAGGAGATGTACGCCTCGCACTCCATTCGGATCGAGGGGGACGTCACCCTCGGGGGGCTGTTCCCGGTGCACGCGAAGGGTCCCAGCGGAGTGCCCTGCGGCGACATCAAGAGGGAGAACGGGATCCACAGGCTGGAAGCGATGCTCTACGCCCTGGACCAGATCAACAGCGATCCCAACCTGCTGCCCAACGTGACGCTGGGAGCGCGGATCCTGGACACTTGTTCCAGGGACACTTATGCGCTCGAACAGTCCCTCACTTTCGTCCAGGCGCTCATCCAGAAGGACACCTCCGAAGTGCGCTGCACCAACGGCGAGCCTCCGGTTTTCGTCAAGCCCGAGAAAGTAGTTGGAGTGATTGGGGCTTCGGGGAGTTTGGTCTCCACCGTGGTAGCCAACATCCTGAGGCTTTTCCAGGTAGGGGGGCGCTCCCTCCGGGGCAGAGCGCGCCGTAGCTCCCCGCGctctttatcctga